TCCTCATACGTGTCCTGCAGCACCCTCGCAGACACAGTTCCTCTCTTGACACCTTATCATTTGCTTTCTCAAGCTCCACAAACTTACAGTGCAGCTCCTTCTGAcctctcaaagcaaacatcccGTCTGTAAGTGCTCTTTCTCAGCATgaagctgctctgctgctcaCTGAACATCACATCTCTCCTTAGCTTCTAGTTTCAGCAACTCACGATGACTCATCAGCTTTACCTTTCTGTAGTTACTAAAACTCTGCACGTCACCCTTGTTCTTGAAAATCAGTCTTATGATTATAACTGCTCACCTTTGTCCAGCTTTTACACATACAAcacatgtttaatttttatCCTCATAACTGAAATTCTGTATGAAGCACACATTAATGAGGGTAAAATAACAGAGCCATTATTAATGCAAAGAAAATTAACTAATCCATATACAACATCATCAAAATATACAATTCTGTGACTATTTGTGattaaaaactaataaataataaactaatatataaataataataataccttTGTTCCTTTTTGCTAATGCATTTTGTCATGAACAGAGAAAGGAAGATGGCGCCTGTGTGTTTGGCATGCCGTCTGTCGCTCTCttctatttgttttattttactgtttttagtCAATTTTGTGCAACATGTCAGCCCTGCATTGTTTTATGATCGCCAGACATTATTGGAAATAGGCTTATCTACCCAAGCTTagtttttaagtctttattaaaaacctatttttattctctggcttttaactctgtgggtaactgattttttttttattgctatgtctggttttatgtgcatattagtattgtacagcacttgtacaggtgtgtttttaaagtgctatataaataaatgatgatgatgataatagttGTATTTaacttgttgtttttacttttttgttctttgtttgtttcgtATGTTCCCTTTGGCAGCTGTCTACAGgaaggacaattcactattttttatgtaaaaatgtatttatttccgTTATTATCAGATTTCTGGCAGAAATAAGTCAGACTGAGTCAGAAGGTTTGGTAGATGTTCTCTGTTCGTTCATAAAACctggaaaaacagaagaaactcCAAGAACAAATGAACCGATATGAGCTGGCTTTGGCTGCAGGGTTCCTCCACATCCCTCACGTAGAGACAAACAGGAAGAAGTACATATGAGAGATTTTATTCATGTGCAAATGCCATTTTTAAGAAGAATGCTACAAgacatttaaagcaaaaataagtTTGAAAGAAAATATGTCAACTTAAAGCAAGTGTGTTCTCACCTCGCAGTAGACAAAAGCTAAAGTATATTTGATTTATTCCCACTGAGCCCAAATCACAGGTTTGTGGTGATTTTACATAAAATCTAAAATCCATTTTGAGCTTTTTCTGTGTCCAAATCAAATTTTTCTATTTGAGAAAGACAAGACACGTTGGGTCATGAGAGCATCCAGGTGTTTATTGCAGACCTCACCCTAAACTAAAAGTCATccattcctttttttaaaaactaaaatcaacagaaacagctgaaacagtcaATAGTCCTACATACACTCTGCTGCTAAATTCTGCATTACATTCAGACATTTTTACCTCACATCAGAAAATGTTGTGTAAGTTCTGAGTTTAGACTTTACTGAgctgaaaacaggaaatctttcctgtaAAATGAAAAGGCCGAGGCACCAGAGTGGAAACGAGTGAAGGTTCAATGGCcggaaataacatttttaatgagcCATTTCATATTGACATTACTTCTCTTCCTCACTGAGTCATACTATATATTTACACACCTGTTACATAAAATTTTACCAATAAAAACAtattacaaacaaaaaaacaatgagaAAACACACTTTTCCAGTCTAGTTTTAAAGCTTCAGTACAGGACAGCCAAGAGGAGCCTGTATGAGAGAGAAGACTGTAACGGTGCTTCTCCACAGAAGCACGGTGactttcatcttttcttcttctcttcctccaaatCAGCAGGTTTTTGGTTGTAGAagtaaaactgcagtttttttatATGACGTTGATAATTTGTATGACATGTAGACATATAATAAACCACGTGGGCCTTTTCATATCAGTGATAACTGAAGGCAGCACTCGCTGAAGCGCTCCAGTCTGCTCCAGAAAAGCGCAAATGTacactttgtttaaaaaaattgtgtAAAAAAACCACGAGAACATGAATCTGAAGTTAAAAGttaatgtttaatttgtttctaaaaaaaaggaaatgtaaaaaatgaaagttgTGAGACTCAGTCCTCTGGGCACAGGTTCAAACATGGACAGATGATGGTTCAGCtcagagaggagggaggtttTCCAGGATCCTTCTGTGATAATTTAACagaaaactggaaaacattATGAGTGCAGAAATACAACAAGTATTTGTTTGTGCTTGCCCTTATTTTTAacctttatgtgtttttatctaTATTTCTTTTCAGGAACAAGCATTGAAAACAAAGTTTTTAAACTAACAGCTCTCTCAGCCTCCCGGGGTGTATGTTAATGCGCTTGTGCTGGTCTTATAAAAAAGTTCAGCAGTTTTAAACCTTTGTAGTCAGACACAGGCGACTGATGGTTGGCTAACATTGCAAATACACTAGAATTCAGGACGCTGCTGAGGTCAGCTTTTTGTCTGACAGGTTCATATAGACCAAAGATGCAGTCTCCCTGAGCCaattaggtttatgtctgttTCATCCGCTTATCTTGTGGCTCCCTTTGTAAAATGTAGTTCCCAGAGAAAAGGGCGACTGAATGTCTCCGTGAGATATGAACAATCCCATTAAAACAGATGTAATctgaaaacatcacattttcctTTCGGGCATTAAAGTAAACATAGAagtcatgtttttattgtcacaaaGATTCTGCGCAACGTTTCTGAGaacaagtaaaaaaacacaaatgtccAAAAACGTCAGAcgaaattagattagattagattagatagaactttattaatccctcgggttgCGTTAGAAACAATTTAATGATCAATTAGTAAAGTAAAAGttcaaaaaagttaaaatagtataaaataaaatgttgcacAGCAGAAAAGTTTCAGATGATCATGTGTTACTGGGGATGTAACTTCTGATTGGTTGGATGGAGAGAAAGGCACAGACGTTCAAAGCTGTCCTTCACATGTGTGCAGTGATACCAAGGTAATGTTAGTTGCACACCTACAACTACGGCTGTGAGTTAAATGTAGAGGCAGATATATTAGCCTTCAAAATACATTGCATATAGCAATAGTTGTTATTTCATtctattaattaaaaatgtagattttaaaattttatgacATATATATGTTTTAATATCTCCAATGATGACAGAGATTTGATCTCAATCGTCACAGTTTCACTTATATCAGCAGCTGATGTTGGATGTTACAGGCACGAGTATCTCTCGAGGctcaacaggaaatgacttcTCCAAAACTGCTGCCACAAACTcagaaatgtgtaaaatattATCATATATTGTGATATAAAACAGCCCAGTCTTAAAGTTTAGCTAGGCTGTGTCCACGAAGTTTTGAGCACGTAGAGttggtttttcttttaagcCTTTATTCAACCAGAAAAATGTGACTCTATCCCTTTTATAAGACAGACAGTAGTGCAGTTATCGATGATAACATATTCTAGGTAAAACGGAGAAGATAAATAAATAGCCTCATAAATAAGAAAGCAAAGCAAGCTGCCTGACCCTGAACGTGCAACATACACtggtgaccagtgttggtcaagttacttgaaaaaagtaatcagtaactaattactgattacttcccccaaaaagtaatcctgttactttactgattacttattttcaaaagtaattaatgacttagttactttttaaaaacacgatttacaacctgaataggtaataaagcgatagatctttcagcccaattctactttttctgcataatccatcatacaaaatgtaatcagatggaaaagtctctttttaaaacttgttttattagtttttaaatcttttaactttatgcatcaagcaaacatttaattatatgcaacattctctgactggaagaaattagtttaatatttaaacctattttctgcacattccagcacataaaataaaatattttttgtgtttacactcagtctttcaaatagatgcaagtaaaacacagcagaaaataaataaagtcaaagactcagcggtcctgttgctctattttcacctgtaaagcaggactgcggtaggcggaggtttaccctgttgcaggtgtgccgcggtcagtggaagaatccgcgagtttctctgtgagtttcccattacgtcgtagctactcggtgcttgctcggaagtttagggttttttcttcccacgcatgatggacgctaatgtttttgtcactttttatggaatcaaactcaaagtaaggtcagtacttccacgctttaaacgctgcacgctcatactctctcctgcactcgatatatgatccattgttgatctgcacacagctgttgtcatgaacgtcgcacttgcttacgtcactgtcatgagacattctcgcaaaaaaaaataaatcacggttttagtaacgcagtaacgcagcgttcctacgggaaagtaacggtaatctaattaccgtttttgcaatagtaatcccttactttactcgttacttgaaaaaagtaatcggattacgcgttactgcccatctctgctggtGACCTTTAAGATTTGCAGTTAATCTCAGCGCTGCGTGACAGACAGAATCCAGCTTGTGTAATCAGTGTGACGATGCGTGCACGCAAATGACGTTGCCATTTGTTTCTTAATATCCCGATTTACATGTCAGGGACAGTAAACCTCCAGTTTCAGAATTTTTGTACAAccataattacaaaatgtgtaaaatgtgaaaatcaacAGAATGCAGCGATGTGCAAATCTAAAACATATCAAGACGCATCAATTTGTTGGTGCCATACAAATAAAACGGGAATGAATTGAATCCTGCTGCTGTTGCAGTATCTGAAGAATGCATCGACTTGCTGAAATATTCAAGGCCTCCCCTGAAGGATGGCAGCacatgttgctctaaaacctgtacATAGCTTTTAGCACTGATGTTGCTTTTCCAGATGTTCAGGTTGACTGTTTCATGCGCACCTTTGACTTTGAACTGAGTGCTGATGAAAAGTCAGAGGGTCCCTCCCCTCTTTGGCGCAGAGGACGTGTCGTCCATGTTTTCtaaaaagaatttcaaatttcaattgacctgaccacagaacagtttttcaCTTTACCACAGTCTATTTGTCTCACCCAGCAAAGGTGGCGAGGTTTATGCATCATCTTCACACATGGCTTCATCTCCCATGACAGAATCAGGTTCAGattctctcatttttttttaaattatcttttGTACTGTAGACAGATGAGGTGTTCaatgttttcacagttttaagTGTTCGGCAATTTGTAGACACACATTGTTGCAGATTGGTGAAACGctgcctctctaagatgctACCAGCCTAATGAGTTGGAAAATGAAAGATTATTATTTCTTGAACAAGGTCAAAACACCGACTTCATGTATAAACTGTTATAGTTACTGTATCTCCGTGTGTCCTGCAAAAGAATAAAGGGTAGAGTTTGCTAGTATGGAATTGCTCATCAGACAGAACCATTGGTTTGGTTTGGATGAAAGAAAATACTGCTTGATTCTActatttgaaaaatatttttatgtgtctgtatattttttgttgttttctgctgCTATAACTACGCATCATGCCCATCTAACATAATTTCATATCCTCCGCTGTTAATGACCGAGCTGAAATGTCACATCGCACCATCAGCAGCGCCGTAATGACCGCATGATGGACTGTCAACATTGACTTGTTTCCTCTTGTATGACCCAAACTGCTGTAAAGTCAAAGACAGACGGGCCATCAGAGCGTCGTAAACAGAAGAAACATCTGTTTGATTCGAGGGGGAATCACTTTGCATCCCTTAATTAGCCATGCAGAGTAGTGAAGGTCAGTGCAATCATGGGTAATGGGGGGGGTGCTAAGGGGGGGCTGCACCATTGCTAATGTGATTGCCGGCCGAGTTGTAAAAGGCTCATGCTCGTAACTCTTATTTAGATGGCTGAAAATGGTGATGGTGGAGATAACCGCAAGCACAacaagttttgtgtgtgtgtgtgtgactgggatGGGCTAAGGGCTGGTTAGAGGGAGGTGGAAAGACACTCTGCATCAATGAAGTCAAAGGTGGATTGAATCTAATATAAGGAGGATGCGAGCGGCGGATCAATAACCGAGAGAGCGGCAGGATAACAGACAGAATCAGAGAACAGCTGTGGTGGGCTTGGAAGAGCAACAGTCAGATATCCAGCATGCGTGCTCTGGTGGTTTTGCCTCTGCTCTTGTGCGCAGTGGTGTGTGTGGATCAGGTGAGAGCGCAAGTGACGGCAATGAAGCTGTGCGGTAAGCAGTTAATCAACGCCATCTCCTACACCTGTGGAGCGTCCCGCTGGAGGAGGTTCTTCAGCGAGCCAGACGTGGATGGTGAGAAAACTCTGCTTTTACTCATTTCGCACAACAGCAGGGACGCGCTGTTAGTAGCTGAGTTTCTTTCTATAGTTTCATTTGCTACAAGTTTAGTGGTTCAGACTTCAAGAAAGAACGATGCAGAAAAAGTCAGTAACAAACTGTGTATTTACCCtttaatttatattatttaaattgCAGTGAGGGTGTAACCGCgttcaagaaaaaaatagaaatatcatttatatcactttaaaaaaatggcatGTTTTCGAGTTACCATCTCAGTGCAGTTTGCCCACACAGTACTTCTTCTGTATCTGCTTCTGTGGCTTAAATGAAACCCAACACAAGCTAAAGTTTGTGCTTTCTAACCAGGCTGCCAGTTTTTGCTACACCTCATGTGTTATGTTATTAATTCACCGGCTGACGCGCAGGGCTTCTCCAAACAGGTGTTTCCCAGCACAGCGACGCACAGTCTGCCAGAGGAGTCAGCAGCTCAATGATTAAATGCTGTAGCTGGCGGCTCCCCGGGCGTCTTCTCTAATACACCACACAAATAAACCCAGTTAGCGTGTCAGCCGTGCTGATCGGAAAGCGTAAAGTGACACTGAAGAAGACAAATAAGACCGAGCTCATCCGTGCAGTCATTTAGCGCTTCCTTATTTAAAGGGAACATGGACGAATTACACAGGATGCGTCTGAAAGCAGTGCTTCATCAGCTGCACTTGTTGAGAAACACTGTCGGCTAAAATGAACTGCTATAGAAAGCATTTACTGGAAGTCATGTTTAAAGTAAGGTGAACAGAGTTTCCCGCACAGTTACATTCAGATTGTAAGGTTAAAGTTACACTATTAATGCGTTTGCAGAGGACCAAGTTAAAGGCTTAGATTCTAAAACCTCCACTCAGTGTTCATTGATGTTTTGTTCTGCCTACAggggagcagagcagcttgGAGAAGTTCAGCAGTTTGGCCTCAGAGATGACCAAACGGGATAATAACATCTTCCTGGCCAACATGTGCTGTCAGGTGGGCTGCAGGAAGACCGACCTCGCCCACTTCTGCTGAGGACAATCCTctcactttttttgttgttgttgttgttgttaaagtgACTATAATGACTGTGTACCTTGCTAAGAACCAAATCTGACTCACGTGGCGAACTGTTATGATCTCTGTGCAACTGTTAAACTTTGTGGAAGTGAATCTGgatgagcatctctgaacatgtTCCTGAACCCGAGCTGTACATGTGCGaccataaataaatgttttaaaatcagttgtCTTTCTTGCAACTTTCACCTGTATTTGGTCatttttttgctgcttttgtcaAATAAATATTCTATTATAACACCGGGATTCAATTCTgcaaaggtttgtttgttttttactccaAATACTGGACAACGTGTGAACGTATCAAACTGGATCACTAAGACCCCCCCACGCAAAAGTAAGCAAGTATGTACACAAGTACATGAATAAGTAACTAAACCAGCTGGCAGAGCAGGGCCCTATTTCaagaagccggtttagaaaactcagagtgaaaaacgacactcagggttgagtaaccccgaactgtccaactcggaatattcggtttcagaaaggctgataacaattagttcagtcaacgcggagttgctttaaccccaagttaagcgcgcgcacgaggatacataaagccctgattagtggagcacagattaagcgagtcaccatggagacggagggaaagaaggcgcggtcaatgtattttacagcgcttgaggccgaaattctgatggcagtatatgccgataacatgcaaattttgcggaaaaaaagttacacagcctcagctgcaaaagaaagtgagcatgcatggcaaaacatagccgacagagtcaatgcgtgagtgttaatttaaacattgatctagggatttccacccatttaacacgttattttattatattttatttgttattttatacattttattttgtgatgtgatgtgagcgcaggtgcaacccaacaggccccaaacgttcctggcagcaagtaaaaatgaaatataaaaatatagtccaaacaggtaaggtgtaattgtattatgagccatagtgcttggtctgtttgtcccatgtaaatcaattgcagttagaggctacattaattttctttctgtaagcacttattgaaattatctgagcacattacaagtacatatttgcttactctgtatgctcaaatgtgacccgttatagccaacagaaaaaaagcggaggcctgaaaaacaggtgggggtcctccaccaccaccactcacagaggctgagcagttggccctcagccaaaacagtgggcgccctgtggctgaaggcatctctgcggggacatcctctgagtcaataaccccgcaagacacaagtgcctacatagggggtaaatccaaaataatacatgatgtgcatacatcctttctccacagtcacctttgcagtgctactcattcatttgataaactctttaccataatggattattttgtagtgaagttattttcctactgattttgccttgcctcagtcttggttgtctttgagagcataatgacaatgaagtgtaaggtgattggtatgtttgttaattgccatttggtcccttgtaagttataagtgacctgtataaacctcatattctatcagttgatggtgatggtgtactgcatctggtgcagcctcctgttgagccagaccaacatgcagttgtgagtaatactccacagattatatgagtttacagtagaacagcaatgttgtctatttctttactacaggaaaataatgaagaaacattgacagctgttaaggaggaggaagcaacagagacactttatgaggtttacatcttttaatactttgtgtacaggaaatacaggcgaccaataaagccagttgaacaaaaaatctgtttattcttctttcaacatgttgaggtgatgggtcaaaggaaatgattgtgacatatggtgtctctgactgcgcttccatcttgtatgtccgtgggagggtcaggatgttcatggtttggatcactgctgatgtttggttcagaaggacagtgttctcctctaattgtggcaatgttgtgaagaatcacacatgccacaataatgtcacatgccctttctggggtgaccctgagtctttgcaggcactggaaccgggccttaagcattccgatagtcatttcaattctggctcttgtcctgcaattagccagattatatcgctgctgtgggcccggttcagggtcagggtaaggggtgagcaaatagggtaaacatggataccccctatcaccaagcaagtagccagtgaactctcctaagacagaaggatacacttcagttcaaatgtccctgaagcaattggtctttatatattttaaagtattctcaactcaccatgtccaaattttgtgctcagtgtacattcacggaatatttgtgaatcatgaacagagcctggccacttggcttccacatttgtgataatgttggcagcatcacatatgatcttcacagtgcagagaacacaaattagcatccattactataatgaaataatttgttagtttgaaatgctacagggaactatgtacctgtacattgatgctgtggaaagacttcctgttcacatagtctccttcatttactgaaggagcaatgattggaatgtgagttccatctgtacagccaatcacgcctgggaaccctgaaaataaatgtaaaatttaagtagtagttcaagtatcaccacatcatgtattaagttttgttcatcctgatacctgcaattttgtggcatccctctttgataaatcttgtgggtctatgaccggggaacaccacagacgagtacaggagacgtttcagtgcaactgtaacattcctgactgcccgacagacggtagccttggaaacgtgctcagcgtcaccaatattatacagaaagctcccgtttgcaaaaaaccgaagtgcaatacaaataatatgtacagaactgagagcatgtccgcgatgtgtcacatgcgtaatatatggcctgaggatgttattaaaataacttatagattgtgctgaaaaacggtaacgttcgcacagaaaatcatcaggaaatgataaaatgtccaaacgcgctctgatcactctctcccggcggagagctctgcggagaatttgggcttcacgatctactggctcttcaaggaagggacacgccatgtctgacacttcctactgtcaggtttccgacaaaggggcggagacagtcagggttagttgtagggctgggtatcgtcactgatttctagaatcgattcaattccgattcacaaggtcccgaatcgattcgatccacgattcgatttaattcgattcgattcgatttaaatctgggaaattttgacagtcagagatataattcagatcaggacatttacatatttttgtatctataaaaaggaagctgacactctcaagactttatccaaggtgtgagcatcacagcagatgcctttgtgtcaaagtagctgaggataaaacacagaaaaacatgaaggttttcctggcctgggattttataaaaatattctgcagtacatcaaaaacgaaagaaaaccattaattaatcaacattacctctgacgttacagcggttttattagagacatggctaagcattttgcattttgaataattttaaaaagtttcaatttgttcagtattgaacagcagaaatgaggttttcttttcggaagaatgtaaaaggggaaaaaacagcggccgacagcgctgtaagcaacagtagactggtgtaacaagcaagcgaataatgaagaaagcgaaactgttcgagagagaggggggggggagagggggagggagagagagagagctgcgcatcgcaatggaagcaaaacagtaaaagagtgaattcatgacgatgtttatgtgaagcgtttggatcttcttttgctgctgattcggtcaatattgtttggagagagatcaaactaacagctttagaatcagcgcataaagggcgtgaacacaaagcgcagacccggatcagcgagctgtcggctttcagccccgactgtgagaaaggcgacatctaactgattctgatccgcgggtcgcgctgtgtgtttaagtctatgtgcagaatccctgtacctgctctcatttactgtttggtggttcttgaaattttgtgagatgtcaccagagattctggcatttcggacaaaataaatttatattaaaaaatcgattcaggattttaatgaatcgattttacgttatccaagccagaatcgattttaatcgatgaatcgattataaaaacccacccctagttagttgtagtaaacctgctagggggcaggttagcttcacggcgtgtgtcgtcatagtgactcactcaggcttcagctgaactcgctttgtgaaaccgaaaacccagagttttcgttaactcagggtatacttactcagagtttgcactaaaccggcttcctgaaacagggcccaggtgTGCACAAACGCCCACACACCACTTACACATGACCCTTAGGCAACAACCCGGCCCCGCCTACAAGGGGCGGTACTTAGAGCAGGTTTCACCTCTCACGTAAGCACGcaacaagaaaataaactacactcTTAACCAGCTACAAATCCACCAACTCCTCTATGCTCTTATTCCAAATCCAGCTTCAGTCAATTAGCATTTTATGAAGTAAAGGAAAGCGCAATAGCATCAATAACCTGTGGTTTATTTTCCCTGGGTGAATTTTATTAATTCAAGTTGATTCCACTATATcattttctattattttctaTGAAACAATAGCATCTTTGGCCTGGCTAGCTCCTGTCAGGCTTTGGGCTCAAAATGACCATAGAATCCATATTTACAGTGTTAGCTGTCCTAGCGTACGTGGCACACAAACTAGCTTAGACTGACGGGAAGAATGAAACTGATTTTACACGTGGAAAtcattaaagctttaaaattcAGCTAATTTAATGAGATGGTGGCAGAGCAGACAGGATTAAGGGAACATCAAAGCTACTGTGGTTCATCCTCAgaggtgtatgtgtgtttggacCAAATTGGATGGGAATCCATCCTGTAGCTGTCAGGATTCCCCCGACAGGAAAATTCAGAAGATTGTAATCCTGCTGCCATCATGTGCAAATCACACTAACCAGCCACTTGTACAAATGCAAACATAATCAAATTATGGCCTTCAGTTCTAGCCATGACCAGCAGTTTACCACTGGATACAGGTTTACATACCTTGGTtttaaccacttgttacaatgAAGGAACacagaagagcatctgtgaACCATGATGTAGTAGCAGAAGAACACAGTAGTTGCCAGCTGTTTAGTGCCacaatgtcacaaagctcaaatcatctcaaactgatgTCTTGAACATGTCGTAAcctcactgtactcaaatgggcTGCAGAGCCTCCAGATCTCAAGCCAGCACACTTTGGTTTGGTGGACCAGAAGATT
The Astatotilapia calliptera chromosome 17, fAstCal1.2, whole genome shotgun sequence genome window above contains:
- the insl5a gene encoding insulin-like peptide INSL5, whose protein sequence is MRALVVLPLLLCAVVCVDQVRAQVTAMKLCGKQLINAISYTCGASRWRRFFSEPDVDGEQSSLEKFSSLASEMTKRDNNIFLANMCCQVGCRKTDLAHFC